Genomic segment of Streptomyces brevispora:
CCGACGAGCGTGACGACCGTGCGGGGTCCACCCGACGTGCTCCCGGTGAACCCCGCCACCAGGGCCGTTCACGAGCTGATCGCCGTGGCGGTCACGGGCAGTACTGAGGGGCACGACCGCCCCCAGGATGTCCGACGTGTCGTCCGGGTCCACCGAGGTCAGGAAGACGGGGACACCGTCCTTCCTCGCCCTGGCGATGTCGCCGGGAAGGGCGTCGATGTCCACGCTCTGCACGATCAGCGCGTCGCAGGATCCGCCAGGCGAGGGCGAGCGGTACGCCACTGCCCGAGGGGGCCGCAGACGGCGCCCCGACCACCGACCCGGCCGAAGCCGTCATGCCGTTGCCGCTGGGCGGCGCCAAGGGGTCCGGGATGTCGCTCGCCTTCGAGCTGATCACCAGCGTGCTCGTCGGCGCGCCGATCTTCTCGGCCTTCCACTCGGGCGACCCCCAGGGCCGCAAGCACCGGCAGAACGCGCTGATCGTCGCGATCGACCCAGCGGCCTTCGGCGACCCGGACGCGTTCGTCGCCTCCGTGGACACCACCCTGGACACCCTCAAGCGGCTGCCCCCGGCGGCTGCCGCGGACGGGGTCCACTACCCGGGTGAACGCAGCGCCGCCACGGCCGCCGTCCGGGCCGGGAGCGCAATCGCGGTGGCGCCCAAGGTCTGGCAGCAGCTGACCGCCGCCGCTGAGGCGGGCATCACCGTCCCGGGCGTGCTCTGAACGCGGCGGCGCCCGCCCCGCGGGCATGACACCGCCCCCTGCCGGATGTCCGGCAGGGGGCGGGCCGTTGGGTGACCTTCTCGCCCGGTCGGTTACCTGAGCGGGTGGAAAGGTCAGGGAGCGGTGCCCCAGGCGAGCGCGCCGGCCACGTACACGCCGATCTTCGTCGAGTCGGCGTAGCTCGTGTTTGTCGAACGGCTGTAGTCGTCCGCCTCGTTGAAGTTGGACCAGTCGCTCTTGTTCAGCCGCAGTTGCATCTCACCCGTGGAGGCGCCCGCGGCGAGCGTGCCGCTGCCGAAGCTGACCTCCAGGTAGTGGCTGGCACCGGCGGCCGAGCTGCCGGAGGACTTCACGCCGAGGGACAGGTTTCCACAGCCGATCACCGCGTAGTCGCACGCCGTGCCGAAGGTGGAGGACCCGGCCTCGGGGGTGAACCAGTACCGCACCTTCACCGTGGACAGATCCACCGAGGTGCTGCCGGTGTTGACCAGTTGCAGACCCATCCGGATCTGGTTGTCGGTGGGGGAGGAGTCGGTGTTCTTGTACTGGACCTTGAGCGAGCCCGTCCCGGTGCCGCCGCCCGCGGACGTGGTGGCCGAGACGGCGGCGGAGGCCGCCGACACATTCCCTGCCGCGTCCTTGGCCTTGACCGTGTAGCTGTAGGTGGTCCCGGCCGTCAGACCGGTGTCCGTGTACGAGGTCGTGGTGGTGGAGCCCACCCGCACGCCGCCGCGGAACACGTCGTAACCGCTCACCCCGACGTTGTCGGTCGACGCGGTCCAGGACAGCGAGACGCTGCCGCTGGTCTTCGCCGTTACGGTCACGCCGGTGGGCGCGGTCGGCGCCTGGGTGTCACTGCCGCCGCCGTCGCCGCCGCCGAGCGCCGGGTAGGCGTTGCGCACGAGCTCCTGGAACTGCGCGGAGAACCAGTGACCCGCGAGCGGGGAGTTCGGCAGGGCGCCGGTCAGGCTGTTGCCGTTGCGGCCGTTACCGGTGTACGTGGGGTCGCACATCCGGTCGAAACCCTTGCCCTCGTCGTTCGCGACGGGGGCGCTGTTGCCGTCGGACTCGCCCGGGGGCTTGGCCCAGACGTACGCGTCGATGCCGGCCGCGGGGGCGGTGGTGGGACGCTCGCCGATACCGGCGCCGCTCTGGTTGCACCAGTTGCCCGGGTGGATGCGCCGGTCGACCCGGCCACCGTCCACATAGGCGTCCACACTGGTCTGCGGACCGGGGCCGGCGGGCCGCTTGGTGCCGCCCCAGCCGTTGCGGGCCGTGTCGATCAGCATGCCGATGTTCGAGGCGAAGCCCTGGCTCACCAGCTCGGTGCGCAGTGCCTGGGCGAACGACAGCTCATCGACGTAGTAGTTCCAGTCGACCCACTTGGACTGGCGGACCTGGGTGCCGTTCACCGTGTCGGTGACCTTGAAGTTCGGCTCCTTGGTGGCCGAGTAGTTGGCGGTGTTCACGATGAAGCCCGTGACGTCGGCGACCGTGGCGCCCTCCGACGTGGCGGCCTTCTTGAACTCCTGCGCAGACGGGACGAAGTTGGAGTCCCAGCCCAGCCAGCCGTGGTGGGCGGCGTCCACGTAGTTGTAGACGTTGGGGATGGCACCGAGGGTGTGCAGGGCGTAGCCGACACCCTTCTCGTAGTTGCCGTTCGCCTTCATGGTCGCGCAGGCGTCGGTGGAGCCGGCCGAACCGCCCGCGTTGGTGACCAGGTTGGGCAGCGAGTCGGGCTCGATGATCGTGACGATGCGCAGGTTCGCGTACGCCGGGTCGGCGAGGATCG
This window contains:
- a CDS encoding Ldh family oxidoreductase, with product MPEGAADGAPTTDPAEAVMPLPLGGAKGSGMSLAFELITSVLVGAPIFSAFHSGDPQGRKHRQNALIVAIDPAAFGDPDAFVASVDTTLDTLKRLPPAAAADGVHYPGERSAATAAVRAGSAIAVAPKVWQQLTAAAEAGITVPGVL
- a CDS encoding glycoside hydrolase family 6 protein, whose product is MSTRGTITHGLRRKLAALSALAMGAALAVAIPTTASAAAARVDNPYVGAKAYVNPDWSAKAAAEPGGSVIANEPGFVWMDRIAAIQGSAQAMSLREHLNTALRQGANLFQVVIYDLPGRDCAALASNGELGPTELSRYKNEYINPISAILADPAYANLRIVTIIEPDSLPNLVTNAGGSAGSTDACATMKANGNYEKGVGYALHTLGAIPNVYNYVDAAHHGWLGWDSNFVPSAQEFKKAATSEGATVADVTGFIVNTANYSATKEPNFKVTDTVNGTQVRQSKWVDWNYYVDELSFAQALRTELVSQGFASNIGMLIDTARNGWGGTKRPAGPGPQTSVDAYVDGGRVDRRIHPGNWCNQSGAGIGERPTTAPAAGIDAYVWAKPPGESDGNSAPVANDEGKGFDRMCDPTYTGNGRNGNSLTGALPNSPLAGHWFSAQFQELVRNAYPALGGGDGGGSDTQAPTAPTGVTVTAKTSGSVSLSWTASTDNVGVSGYDVFRGGVRVGSTTTTSYTDTGLTAGTTYSYTVKAKDAAGNVSAASAAVSATTSAGGGTGTGSLKVQYKNTDSSPTDNQIRMGLQLVNTGSTSVDLSTVKVRYWFTPEAGSSTFGTACDYAVIGCGNLSLGVKSSGSSAAGASHYLEVSFGSGTLAAGASTGEMQLRLNKSDWSNFNEADDYSRSTNTSYADSTKIGVYVAGALAWGTAP